GGACGGTGATGACAACTTCCAGTTGCTGGAAGTGAATACCTCGCCGGGCATGACCAGCCATAGCCTGGTGCCGATGGCAGCGAAGCAGGCGGGACTGAGCTTCCCGCAGTTGGTTGCACGTATTCTGGAGCTGGCCGACTGATATGTCACAGGCGGCGCTGAACGTACGCAACCGCGAACCCCAGGAGCGCACGCGCACCGGGCGTAGCAACGGTGCCCGACTTTTCGGCATCGTGTTCCTGCTGATTGTGCTGGGCATTATGGTGGCCGGCGGGCTGGTGGTGCTGAAGTGGATGAATGATGCTTCCCGCCTGCCATTATCGAAACTGGTGGTGACCGGTGAAACGCATTACACCACGCACGATGACATTCGCCAGGCGATTTTGTCACTCGGCGCACCGGGCACGTTTATGTCGCAGAACGTCGACATTATCCAGCAGCAAATTGAACGTTTGCCGTGGATTAAACAGGTCAGCGTGCGTAAGCAGTGGCCTGATGAGCTGAAGATTAACCTGGTGGAGTTTGTTCCGGTGGCTCGCTGGAATGACCTGCATATGGTGGACGCCGATGGTGTCTCCTTCAGCGTCCCGGCCAGTCACATTGGCAAAGAAAATATGCCGATGCTGTACGGGCCTGAAGGCAGTGAGAAAGAGGTACTGGCCGGTTATCACACCATGAGTGATGTGCTGAAGGCCAGCAAGTTTACCCTGAAGGTCGCGTCGATGACGGCGCGGCGCTCGTGGCAGCTGGTGACCAGTGACGATGTGCGCATCGAACTGGGTCGCAGCGATACCATGAAGCGTCTGAACCGTTTTATTGAGCTCTATCCGGAACTGCAACAGCAGGCCCAGAGCGGTAATAAGCGCATCAGTTATGTCGATTTGCGCTATGACTCGGGTGCCGCCGTAGGATGGGCACCGGCACCGTTAGAGCCACAGGAAGTCAATCAGCAACAGAACCAGGCACAGGCTAAACAACAATGATCAAGGCAACGGACAGAAAACTGGTAGTAGGACTCGAAATCGGCACCGCGAAGGTCGCCGCCCTGGTTGGGGAAATTCTGCCCGATGGTATGGTCAACATTATTGGGGTGGGCAGCTGCCCGTCTCGCGGTATGGATAAAGGTGGCGTGAATGACCTTGAATCGGTGGTGAAATGCGTGCAGCGCGCCATCGATCAGGCTGAATTGATGGCAGATTGCCAGATTTCATCCGTCTACCTTGCTTTATCGGGCAAACATATCAGTTGTCAGAACGAAATCGGGATGGTTCCGATTTCCGAAGAGGAAGTGACTCAGGATGATGTAGAGAACGTCGTGCATACCGCGAAATCGGTCCGCGTACGTGACGAGCACCGTATCCTGCATGTTATTCCTCAGGAATATGCCATCGATTATCAGGAAGGCATCAAAAATCCGGTTGGGCTGTCCGGCGTGCGTATGCAGGCGAAGGTTCATCTGATCACCTGCCACAACGATATGGCGAAAAATATCGTGAAGGCAGTGGAACGATGTGGCCTGAAAGTGGACCAACTGATTTTTGCCGGACTGGCGTCCAGCTTCTCAGTATTGACTGAGGATGAACGTGAGCTGGGAGTCTGTGTTGTTGACATCGGTGGCGGTACAATGGATATCGCGGTATACACCGGCGGCGCGCTGCGCCACACCAAAGTGA
This genomic stretch from Pantoea cypripedii harbors:
- the ftsQ gene encoding cell division protein FtsQ codes for the protein MSQAALNVRNREPQERTRTGRSNGARLFGIVFLLIVLGIMVAGGLVVLKWMNDASRLPLSKLVVTGETHYTTHDDIRQAILSLGAPGTFMSQNVDIIQQQIERLPWIKQVSVRKQWPDELKINLVEFVPVARWNDLHMVDADGVSFSVPASHIGKENMPMLYGPEGSEKEVLAGYHTMSDVLKASKFTLKVASMTARRSWQLVTSDDVRIELGRSDTMKRLNRFIELYPELQQQAQSGNKRISYVDLRYDSGAAVGWAPAPLEPQEVNQQQNQAQAKQQ
- the ftsA gene encoding cell division protein FtsA translates to MIKATDRKLVVGLEIGTAKVAALVGEILPDGMVNIIGVGSCPSRGMDKGGVNDLESVVKCVQRAIDQAELMADCQISSVYLALSGKHISCQNEIGMVPISEEEVTQDDVENVVHTAKSVRVRDEHRILHVIPQEYAIDYQEGIKNPVGLSGVRMQAKVHLITCHNDMAKNIVKAVERCGLKVDQLIFAGLASSFSVLTEDERELGVCVVDIGGGTMDIAVYTGGALRHTKVIPYAGNVVTSDIAYAFGTPPTDAEAIKVRHGCALGSIVGKDENVEVPSVGGRPPRSLQRQTLAEVIEPRYTELLNLVNDEILQLQEQLRQQGVKHHLAAGIVLTGGAAQIEGLAACAQRVFHTQVRIGQPLNITGLTDYAQEPYYSTAVGLLHYGKESHMNGDAETEKRASVGNWFKRINSWLKKEF